From Apis cerana isolate GH-2021 linkage group LG10, AcerK_1.0, whole genome shotgun sequence, one genomic window encodes:
- the LOC108003775 gene encoding sec1 family domain-containing protein 2 isoform X3 encodes MTDIILEIKKFISESWTNIFMEVCNAIVYIDHCAIECLHWYTAGKSYLTLKDAGAVAVYEIGMYHFRYIEVKDVKKAVIISTSSDPAFYQRTIKMILTKNIFQNCIVYCSVPCCTVNHLGTSSIEEKLNYNKLKKDIKIWMTSRNLSQEPVINIIYAPIFIAFLNKNLFVTPPFGDLMPPLDTNILKDMVIKLNFLAYSFYNLFDNIKARLDIYSVGKFSDHLAENLENYISNINHQNHLSDSPEVGISLILIDRTLDLCTPTSNNTESFLTKILRTFPHLPNHDNDVAINISPMFGKTNILESCEIPGCLASIENIMMDLFISQKEKKLLDTANQFLNDIALTTDSSKLRTPSRVSGHSLEKFLNKIQSTNSIASLAIHIEKLQCILAIIEASTSQKASQLELLTSLEKLALQNLSVSRESSSILVQLSNIIRTRIHRGLDIDNLLALLIYIYALAGTQIQFSAQQEHQLEESIANAIFEDLQILKKNPLINTKSAYQRTLLLLGVNDVTVAQETSCRIAARFINILRLVAEQRLILQDYSLFLKGKTKRHPRDNSFILIYIVGGITAEEAKIIQEIVQEKHSNKKTPYVILAGSRLLNPLDIVEKIFF; translated from the exons atgacagatattattttagaaattaaaaagtttatttctgAAAGTtggacaaatatttttatggaagTATGTAATGCAATAGTTTATATAGATCATTGTGCAATTGAATGTTTACATTGGTATACAGCTGGTAAAAGCTATTTAACATTGAAAGATGCTGGAGCAGTTGCAGTTTATGAAATTGGCATGTATCATTTTcga tatattgAAGTGAAAGATGTTAAAAAAGCTGTTATTATATCAACATCTAGTGATCCAGCATTTTATCAGCGTACAATTAAAATGATTCTAACAAAGaatatattccaaaattgtattgtatattgCAGTGTACCTTGTTGCACTGTCAATCATTTAGGAACATCatctatcgaagaaaaattaaactataataaattaaaaaaggatattaaaatttggatGACTTCAAGAAATCTTTCTCAA gaacctgttatcaatattatttatgcaccaatttttattgcttttttaaataaaaatttgtttgtaacACCTCCTTTTGGAGATTTGATGCCACCTTTGgacacaaatattttaaaagatatggttattaaattaaattttttagcatattcattttataatctatttgataatataaaagctagattagatatttattcagTTGGAAAATTTAGTGATCATCTTgcagaaaatttggaaaattatatatctaatattaatcatcaaaAT CATTTGTCAGATTCTCCAGAAGTAGGTATCtctcttattttaattgatagaaCATTGGATCTTTGTACACCTACTAGTAACAATACAGAATCTTTTCtcacaaaaatattacgaaCATTTCCTCATTTACCAAATCATGATAATGATGTAGCTATAAACATATCACCTATGTTTGGAAAAACA aatattttagaatcatGTGAAATACCTGGATGTTTAGCAagcatagaaaatattatgatggatctttttatttcacaaaaagaaaaaaaattgttagatacagctaatcaatttttaaatgatatagcTCTAACAACAGATAGCTCTAAATTGAGAACACCATCAAGAGTTTCTGGTCatagtttagaaaaatttcttaataaaattcaatctacAAACAGTATTGCTTCTCTAGCAATTCACATAGAAAAACTTCAG TGTATTTTAGCAATAATTGAAGCATCTACATCACAAAAAGCTAGTCAGCTTGAATTACTTACtagtttagaaaaattagcTTTACAAAATCTTTCAGTAAGTCGAGAATCCTCAAGCATACTTGTACAG ttaagtaatattatacgTACACGAATTCATAGAGGActtgatattgataatttattagcgttattaatttacatttatgctCTTGCGGGAACGCAGATACAATTTTCTGCACAACAAGAACATCAATTAGAAGAATCAATTGCGAATGCGATTTTTGAAGatctacaaattttaaaaaaaaatccattgattaatacaaaatcggcGTATCAGCGTACTTTATTACTATTAG GAGTGAATGATGTTACTGTAGCACAAGAAACATCATGTAGGATTGCAGCGCgttttatcaatattcttcGATTAGTCGCGGAACAACGTTTAATATTACAAGATTATAG TTTATTCTTAAAAGGTAAAACAAAACGTCATCCTCgagataattcttttattttaatatacattgttGGAGGAATTACTGCAGAAGaagcaaaaataattcaagaaatagTACAAGAAAAACATAGCAACAAAAAAACACCATATGTTATTCTAGCAGGATCTAGATTATTAAATCCTTTGGATatagtagaaaaaatatttttttaa
- the LOC108003775 gene encoding sec1 family domain-containing protein 2 isoform X1, translating to MTDIILEIKKFISESWTNIFMEVCNAIVYIDHCAIECLHWYTAGKSYLTLKDAGAVAVYEIGMYHFRYIEVKDVKKAVIISTSSDPAFYQRTIKMILTKNIFQNCIVYCSVPCCTVNHLGTSSIEEKLNYNKLKKDIKIWMTSRNLSQEPVINIIYAPIFIAFLNKNLFVTPPFGDLMPPLDTNILKDMVIKLNFLAYSFYNLFDNIKARLDIYSVGKFSDHLAENLENYISNINHQNHLSDSPEVGISLILIDRTLDLCTPTSNNTESFLTKILRTFPHLPNHDNDVAINISPMFGKTNILESCEIPGCLASIENIMMDLFISQKEKKLLDTANQFLNDIALTTDSSKLRTPSRVSGHSLEKFLNKIQSTNSIASLAIHIEKLQCILAIIEASTSQKASQLELLTSLEKLALQNLSVSRESSSILVQLSNIIRTRIHRGLDIDNLLALLIYIYALAGTQIQFSAQQEHQLEESIANAIFEDLQILKKNPLINTKSAYQRTLLLLGVNDVTVAQETSCRIAARFINILRLVAEQRLILQDYRFCMLKPSSQEVIRHISILEQIIKDIFDVDINRELRDLHKKSSSFIQASFNLFLKGKTKRHPRDNSFILIYIVGGITAEEAKIIQEIVQEKHSNKKTPYVILAGSRLLNPLDIVEKIFF from the exons atgacagatattattttagaaattaaaaagtttatttctgAAAGTtggacaaatatttttatggaagTATGTAATGCAATAGTTTATATAGATCATTGTGCAATTGAATGTTTACATTGGTATACAGCTGGTAAAAGCTATTTAACATTGAAAGATGCTGGAGCAGTTGCAGTTTATGAAATTGGCATGTATCATTTTcga tatattgAAGTGAAAGATGTTAAAAAAGCTGTTATTATATCAACATCTAGTGATCCAGCATTTTATCAGCGTACAATTAAAATGATTCTAACAAAGaatatattccaaaattgtattgtatattgCAGTGTACCTTGTTGCACTGTCAATCATTTAGGAACATCatctatcgaagaaaaattaaactataataaattaaaaaaggatattaaaatttggatGACTTCAAGAAATCTTTCTCAA gaacctgttatcaatattatttatgcaccaatttttattgcttttttaaataaaaatttgtttgtaacACCTCCTTTTGGAGATTTGATGCCACCTTTGgacacaaatattttaaaagatatggttattaaattaaattttttagcatattcattttataatctatttgataatataaaagctagattagatatttattcagTTGGAAAATTTAGTGATCATCTTgcagaaaatttggaaaattatatatctaatattaatcatcaaaAT CATTTGTCAGATTCTCCAGAAGTAGGTATCtctcttattttaattgatagaaCATTGGATCTTTGTACACCTACTAGTAACAATACAGAATCTTTTCtcacaaaaatattacgaaCATTTCCTCATTTACCAAATCATGATAATGATGTAGCTATAAACATATCACCTATGTTTGGAAAAACA aatattttagaatcatGTGAAATACCTGGATGTTTAGCAagcatagaaaatattatgatggatctttttatttcacaaaaagaaaaaaaattgttagatacagctaatcaatttttaaatgatatagcTCTAACAACAGATAGCTCTAAATTGAGAACACCATCAAGAGTTTCTGGTCatagtttagaaaaatttcttaataaaattcaatctacAAACAGTATTGCTTCTCTAGCAATTCACATAGAAAAACTTCAG TGTATTTTAGCAATAATTGAAGCATCTACATCACAAAAAGCTAGTCAGCTTGAATTACTTACtagtttagaaaaattagcTTTACAAAATCTTTCAGTAAGTCGAGAATCCTCAAGCATACTTGTACAG ttaagtaatattatacgTACACGAATTCATAGAGGActtgatattgataatttattagcgttattaatttacatttatgctCTTGCGGGAACGCAGATACAATTTTCTGCACAACAAGAACATCAATTAGAAGAATCAATTGCGAATGCGATTTTTGAAGatctacaaattttaaaaaaaaatccattgattaatacaaaatcggcGTATCAGCGTACTTTATTACTATTAG GAGTGAATGATGTTACTGTAGCACAAGAAACATCATGTAGGATTGCAGCGCgttttatcaatattcttcGATTAGTCGCGGAACAACGTTTAATATTACAAGATTATAG atTTTGTATGTTAAAACCAAGTTCTCAAGAAGTAATTCGACATATTAGTATTTTAGAACAAATTATTAAGGATATATTTGATGTAGATATAAATCGAGAATTACGGGATCTCCATAAAAAATCATCCTCATTTATTCAAGCCagttttaa TTTATTCTTAAAAGGTAAAACAAAACGTCATCCTCgagataattcttttattttaatatacattgttGGAGGAATTACTGCAGAAGaagcaaaaataattcaagaaatagTACAAGAAAAACATAGCAACAAAAAAACACCATATGTTATTCTAGCAGGATCTAGATTATTAAATCCTTTGGATatagtagaaaaaatatttttttaa
- the LOC108003775 gene encoding sec1 family domain-containing protein 2 isoform X2 — protein sequence MTDIILEIKKFISESWTNIFMEVCNAIVYIDHCAIECLHWYTAGKSYLTLKDAGAVAVYEIGMYHFRYIEVKDVKKAVIISTSSDPAFYQRTIKMILTKNIFQNCIVYCSVPCCTVNHLGTSSIEEKLNYNKLKKDIKIWMTSRNLSQEPVINIIYAPIFIAFLNKNLFVTPPFGDLMPPLDTNILKDMVIKLNFLAYSFYNLFDNIKARLDIYSVGKFSDHLAENLENYISNINHQNHLSDSPEVGISLILIDRTLDLCTPTSNNTESFLTKILRTFPHLPNHDNDVAINISPMFGKTNILESCEIPGCLASIENIMMDLFISQKEKKLLDTANQFLNDIALTTDSSKLRTPSRVSGHSLEKFLNKIQSTNSIASLAIHIEKLQCILAIIEASTSQKASQLELLTSLEKLALQNLSVSRESSSILVQIQFSAQQEHQLEESIANAIFEDLQILKKNPLINTKSAYQRTLLLLGVNDVTVAQETSCRIAARFINILRLVAEQRLILQDYRFCMLKPSSQEVIRHISILEQIIKDIFDVDINRELRDLHKKSSSFIQASFNLFLKGKTKRHPRDNSFILIYIVGGITAEEAKIIQEIVQEKHSNKKTPYVILAGSRLLNPLDIVEKIFF from the exons atgacagatattattttagaaattaaaaagtttatttctgAAAGTtggacaaatatttttatggaagTATGTAATGCAATAGTTTATATAGATCATTGTGCAATTGAATGTTTACATTGGTATACAGCTGGTAAAAGCTATTTAACATTGAAAGATGCTGGAGCAGTTGCAGTTTATGAAATTGGCATGTATCATTTTcga tatattgAAGTGAAAGATGTTAAAAAAGCTGTTATTATATCAACATCTAGTGATCCAGCATTTTATCAGCGTACAATTAAAATGATTCTAACAAAGaatatattccaaaattgtattgtatattgCAGTGTACCTTGTTGCACTGTCAATCATTTAGGAACATCatctatcgaagaaaaattaaactataataaattaaaaaaggatattaaaatttggatGACTTCAAGAAATCTTTCTCAA gaacctgttatcaatattatttatgcaccaatttttattgcttttttaaataaaaatttgtttgtaacACCTCCTTTTGGAGATTTGATGCCACCTTTGgacacaaatattttaaaagatatggttattaaattaaattttttagcatattcattttataatctatttgataatataaaagctagattagatatttattcagTTGGAAAATTTAGTGATCATCTTgcagaaaatttggaaaattatatatctaatattaatcatcaaaAT CATTTGTCAGATTCTCCAGAAGTAGGTATCtctcttattttaattgatagaaCATTGGATCTTTGTACACCTACTAGTAACAATACAGAATCTTTTCtcacaaaaatattacgaaCATTTCCTCATTTACCAAATCATGATAATGATGTAGCTATAAACATATCACCTATGTTTGGAAAAACA aatattttagaatcatGTGAAATACCTGGATGTTTAGCAagcatagaaaatattatgatggatctttttatttcacaaaaagaaaaaaaattgttagatacagctaatcaatttttaaatgatatagcTCTAACAACAGATAGCTCTAAATTGAGAACACCATCAAGAGTTTCTGGTCatagtttagaaaaatttcttaataaaattcaatctacAAACAGTATTGCTTCTCTAGCAATTCACATAGAAAAACTTCAG TGTATTTTAGCAATAATTGAAGCATCTACATCACAAAAAGCTAGTCAGCTTGAATTACTTACtagtttagaaaaattagcTTTACAAAATCTTTCAGTAAGTCGAGAATCCTCAAGCATACTTGTACAG ATACAATTTTCTGCACAACAAGAACATCAATTAGAAGAATCAATTGCGAATGCGATTTTTGAAGatctacaaattttaaaaaaaaatccattgattaatacaaaatcggcGTATCAGCGTACTTTATTACTATTAG GAGTGAATGATGTTACTGTAGCACAAGAAACATCATGTAGGATTGCAGCGCgttttatcaatattcttcGATTAGTCGCGGAACAACGTTTAATATTACAAGATTATAG atTTTGTATGTTAAAACCAAGTTCTCAAGAAGTAATTCGACATATTAGTATTTTAGAACAAATTATTAAGGATATATTTGATGTAGATATAAATCGAGAATTACGGGATCTCCATAAAAAATCATCCTCATTTATTCAAGCCagttttaa TTTATTCTTAAAAGGTAAAACAAAACGTCATCCTCgagataattcttttattttaatatacattgttGGAGGAATTACTGCAGAAGaagcaaaaataattcaagaaatagTACAAGAAAAACATAGCAACAAAAAAACACCATATGTTATTCTAGCAGGATCTAGATTATTAAATCCTTTGGATatagtagaaaaaatatttttttaa
- the LOC108003752 gene encoding uncharacterized protein LOC108003752 yields MRSQIESGAELLARLNNKPSLCGIEDILFLEGPRNTDIIEINGEQSSGKSLLLSQILAKCILPNYYQIKGCNASAILINTDHHFQISKLIELMSGIINDAMSFVSKAMEIDFDKTTIIKNSLHNLHIINCYNSEQFSLTLRTLDDIFLDNTKIALLAIDSITAYYWQDCEDNIITIDTYIKNLLKVIKVHTIQFNIATIYTKLSEKISKKRNKLTNNIDYKIYLSRISNSKNFICTLETSQIIKKIHYSILSNGIKWKINRERK; encoded by the coding sequence atgcgATCTCAAATAGAATCTGGAGCAGAATTGCTCgcaagattaaataataaaccaaGTTTATGTGGAAttgaagatatattatttctcgaGGGTCCTCGAAATAcagatattatagaaattaatggaGAACAATCATCTGGAAAAAGTCTTCTTTTATCTCAAATACTTGCAAAGTGTATTTTACCAAATTATTATCAGATTAAAGGATGTAATGCTTCAgctattttgataaatactgatcatcattttcaaatttcaaaattaattgaattaatgagTGGTATTATAAATGATGCTATGTCATTTGTATCTAAAGCAATGGAAATagattttgataaaacaactattattaaaaattctttacacAACTTGCATATTATCAATTGTTATAACAGTGAACAATTTTCTCTAACATTACGTACACTAGATGACATATTTCTTGATAATACCAAAATTGCACTTTTAGCTATTGATAGTATAACAGCATATTATTGGCAAGATTGCGAAgacaatattattacaattgatacttatataaaaaatttattaaaagttattaaagtacatacaattcaatttaatattgcaacaatatatactaaattgagtgaaaaaatatctaagaaaagaaataaattaacaaataacatagattacaaaatatatttatctagaataagtaattcaaaaaattttatatgtacattagAAACAtcgcaaattattaaaaaaatacattattctatattatctaATGGTATAAAATGGAAGataaatagagaaagaaaataa